One window of the Misgurnus anguillicaudatus chromosome 8, ASM2758022v2, whole genome shotgun sequence genome contains the following:
- the LOC141365598 gene encoding uncharacterized protein, with product MKNENYSTWLKPTPGDPLYATCSVCSVKILVKHEGKTALDDHSKTKKHQSRVQVNRQSKAISSFMITKNSEDKITVAELTATYHGVRHGHSYLSTDCGNKVSAKIFSDSDIATKMSCGRTKSEALVENVLAPFSQQRLAAELQKAHYFAVCSDASNSGHTKLFPYTVQYFCASEGVKYGLLDFYDDSNESSEAVFRQIVSITENNGLSVSQISAYGADNASVNYGQHNSVFQKLREANPQIVKGNCKCHIINNTVKATNRVFSAGGCDVEAFVLKVYSEFSCSAKKADLLKDFCEFTNTKYREILRHVPTRWLSLRPAIQRILECWPALKSYFVSLGNEDCPSIIWKFVCGASDSENEGCTVAECILAFMHNVMQEFDSSIRVLESDSATVIDVYSVMNRLRNQLIARRTDKFYGSKAKQILRNLLPQQQEKFRNLVDRFFEKAVLYLEDKFDFNDQVLTHIGCLSLHEGQSLQWSEMDVLVEKLALDVEEDKLYGDVVILNEVLPTIPTELTPDRKWAYFFSKATESTELLKVVAFVFSIPVSNAYAERVFSHMEDVWSDKRNRLSVAMVKSELQVRLNFKLSCTEFKTFIEEQKPLIAAAKGNAKYRWKTR from the coding sequence atgaaaaatgaaaattactccACATGGCTAAAGCCAACACCAGGCGACCCACTTTATGCTACCTGCTCCGTATGCTCAGTTAAAATTCTGGTTAAACATGAAGGAAAAACTGCTTTGGATGACCATTCTAAAACAAAGAAACATCAGAGTCGTGTTCAAGTAAACAGACAATCCAAGGCAATTTCATCATTCATGATAACAAAAAACTCAGAGGACAAAATTACTGTCGCCGAATTAACAGCTACCTATCACGGTGTGCGACATGGCCATAGCTACCTGTCAACTGATTGTGGGAACAAGGTCAGTGCAAAAATTTTCAGTGACTCTGATATTGCAACTAAGATGTCTTGTGGCAGAACTAAAAGTGAGGCATTAGTTGAAAATGTGTTGGCACCATTTAGTCAGCAAAGATTAGCAGCAGAGTTGCAGAAAGCTCACTATTTTGCAGTATGTTCTGATGCGTCCAATTCTGGGCACACAAAATTGTTTCCCTACACGGTCCAGTATTTCTGTGCATCTGAGGGTGTGAAATATGGATTGTTAGACTTTTATGACGACTCTAATGAATCTAGTGAAGCTGTATTTAGACAAATAGTGTCTATTACTGAGAACAATGGACTTTCAGTCAGCCAGATCAGTGCCTATGGTGCAGATAATGCATCAGTTAATTATGGTCAGCACAACTCAGTTTTTCAGAAACTCAGAGAAGCCAACCCACAGATTGTTAAGGGCAATTGCAAGTGTCACATCATAAACAACACTGTCAAAGCAACTAATCGTGTCTTTAGTGCTGGAGGGTGTGACGTTGAGGCCTTTGTGCTGAAGGTGTATAGTGAATTCAGTTGTTCTGCTAAAAAAGCGGATTTGCTTAAGGACTTCTGTGAATTTACTAATACAAAATACAGGGAGATTCTGAGACATGTACCCACACGCTGGCTGTCTTTGCGGCCAGCGATACAGAGGATTTTAGAGTGCTGGCCAGCTTTAAAGTCATATTTTGTGTCCCTGGGAAATGAGGACTGCCCAAGTATCATCTGGAAATTTGTGTGTGGTGCAAGTGATTCAGAAAATGAGGGCTGTACTGTAGCTGAATGCATCCTGGCATTCATGCACAATGTGATGCAAGAATTTGATTCATCTATTAGGGTGCTTGAGAGTGACAGTGCTACTGTGATTGACGTTTACTCTGTGATGAACCGATTGCGCAATCAGCTGATCGCAAGACGCACAGACAAATTCTATGGCAGCAAAGCAAAACAAATACTAAGAAACCTTTTACCCCAGCAACAAGAAAAGTTCAGGAACCTGGTAGACAGATTTTTTGAGAAGGCAGTACTATATCTTGAGGATAAATTTGACTTCAATGACCAGGTTCTTACACACATTGGCTGTCTCAGCCTTCATGAAGGACAATCACTCCAGTGGTCAGAGATGGATGTTTTAGTGGAAAAACTAGCCCTGGATGTTGAAGAAGACAAGCTGTATGGTGATGTTGTCATTCTGAATGAGGTCTTACCCACCATTCCAACAGAACTTACCCCAGACAGAAAGTGGGCCTATTTTTTTAGCAAGGCAACTGAATCCACTGAGCTGTTGAAAGTAGTTGCTTTTGTTTTTTCCATACCAGTCAGTAATGCCTATGCAGAAAGGGTGTTCAGTCATATGGAGGATGTTTGGTCtgataaaagaaacagactATCAGTTGCAATGGTGAAGTCTGAACTTCAAGTCAGATTGAATTTCAAATTGTCATGCACTGAATTCAAGACATTCATTGAAGAACAGAAACCACTGATAGCTGCAGCAAAGGGAAACGCCAAGTATAGATGGAAGACTAGGTGA